The stretch of DNA CAGCCGGCCGGCGTGGTCGGTCTCTATCTGGACGATGTTCTGGGTGCCGGTCACCGCCAGCGTCCCGTTCTCGGGCACCAACCGTGGCCCGACCCTGACGCCATCGGGCGTTGCCTCGGCGATCAGCCGAACCGTCCGCCCGTCCTCGCCGGCCAGCGAGAGCGCGCTCGCCGGCAGCGACTCGATCCCCTCGACTTCGGCGTCGTCGAGCGTGAGCGCGTCCCGGCCCCGGGCCTCCCGGAGCACGTTCGCGACGATCACGCCCTTGAGCGCGGCGTCCGTCCCGTCGACGTCGAACGTCGGGTCGGCCTCCGCGACGCCCAGATCCTGGGCCTCCGAGAGCACGTGGTCGTAGCTCAGCCCCTCGGCGGCCATCCGCGAGAGCACGAAGTTCGCGGTGCCGTTGAGCACGCCGCGGACGCGATCGACCCGGTTGGGGCCGACGTCTTCGACGGACCGGACCGCGGGGATCGCGCCGCCGACGGTCGCCTCGAACCGGAGCTGGCCCTCGCTCGCCCGGGCTGCGGCCCGGAGCTCGTCGTAGCGCTCGGCGACCGGCCCCTTGTTCGCCAGCACGACGTGTCGATCGCGGTCGAGCGCCGCGACGGCGTTGGAGAAGCCGGGATCGGCGTCGCCCAGCGTCGTCGGCGTCGCCTCGACCAGCGCGTCGTAGTCGGCCCCCAGCAACGACTCGTGTGGCTCCTCGCCGACCGTCCCCCTCTCGGACTTCCGGGCGAGTGCGTCGTCCACGTCCAACGGATCGCCCAGGGCGGCACCCGTCGAGTCCGCGAGACCGACGACCTCGTGGCCGTGCTCGCCGGCCAACTCCGCGACCGATCGGCCGACCGCACCGACGCCGACGATGGCCAGCCTCATCCGCTGGCCTCCAACGGCTCGACGACGGTCAGCCCCTTGCGGTCGGCGATCTTCCGCACCTGCTCCAGAGCATCCCCGCGCTCGCCCGAGCGGGCGCCCAGCCGCAGGTACGCGCTGGAGACCGCCTCCACGCCGTCGGGCGCCGACAGCGAGAGCTCCTCGACGGCGACCGTCGACGCGCTCTCGATCTCCCGCAGCGTCTCCGAGAGGTCCGTGTCGACCAGATGACCGCTCAGCAGCACCCGGAACGCCTCGCCGTAGTACTCCTCGTCGGCGGCGACGACGGTCACCCCACGGTCACGGAGCCCCTCGATCACCTCGTCGAACCGCTCGGCCGGGCAGTCCAGCGCCACCTCGACCGGGATGCGCCCGCCGGGTGTGCGACTCCCGCGCTCGTGGAACACCGAGAGGAGGTTCCCCCCGTGTTCGGCGATGGGTTCGAGCGCGGCCGCGAGCTCGCCCGGCTCGTCGTCGAGCTCGAGCCGGAGCGTGTGTGTCGTCACCCCGTCGGCGCGGCTCATCGTGGGACGACACCTCCGGCGATCGACTGTGGACGGAACACGAACGGACGGAGCGGCGGGGTGGACATAAGCCTTCTCGGGGTGTGGCAACCCCGCCACCCCCGAGCCGGCGCCGTCGCTGGGGAGTCGAAAAGAGCGAAGAGAACCGCAAGACGTCGACCCGGGTCGCCGACTTAGATGTAGTCGACCGACTCGGGGAGCTCGAGCTTCATCCCCTTGCGCTCGCGGATCTCCATGATCTGCTCGCGCTGGAGGTTGTCGGCCATCACGCGGAAGCCGGCGTTCTCGGTGTTCCAGGACGCGCGACCCTCGGTCGCGCTCCGGATGTCGCTGGAGAAGCCGATCATCTCCTCGACGGGCGCAACGCCCTCGACGACCATCAGGCCGCCCTCCTGGTACATGTCGTCGACGCGGCCACGGCGACCCTGAATCTCGCCGGAGGCGGCGCCCATGTGTTCGCTAGGCACGTCGATCCGGACGTTCTGGATCGGCTCCAGCAGCCGGATCTCCCCGTCGATCAGCGCGTGGTGGACTGCCTCGCGGACGGCGGGGATGACCTGTGCGGGACCGCGGTGGATGGTGTCCTCGTGGAGGCGGGCGTCGTGCAGTCGGAGCAGCGTCCCCTGCACGGGCTCGGCGGCCAGCGGGCCGTCGTCGAGGGCCTCGGAGAGCCCCTCGACCACCAGCTCCATCGTCTCGTTCAGGTGCTGGATCCCCTTCGTGTCGTCGATGAGGATGTTCGTCCCGTGGATGTGCTCCACGTTCTGGGACGTGTCCTTGTCCATGCCGGCGTCCTGCAGCGCCTCACGGCGCTCCAGTTCGGGCATGTCCATGGAGACCTCGCCGAGCTGGATCGCGTCGACGATGTCCTGCCCCATCGGGTGGATGGAGATGTAGAACTTGTTGTGCCGGTTGGGCGAGACGCCCTCGACCTCCCGGGACTCCTGCTGGGGCTGCTCGCGGAACACGACGATCGGTTCGCCGGTGTTGACCGGGATGCCCTGCTCTTTCTCGATGCGCTGGGTGATCACTTCGAGGTGGAGCTCGCCCTGTCCGCTGATCAGGTGCTCGCCGGTGTCCTCGTTGATCTCGATCTGGATCGTCGGGTCCTCCTTGGCGACCTGCTGGAGCGTCTCGATCAGCTTCGGCAGGTCGTCCATGGTCTGGGCCTCGACGGACTTCGTGATCACCGGCTCCGAGATGTGCTCGATCGACTCGAACGGCGTCATCTCCGCGGAGGAGACCGTCGAGCCGGCGATGGCGTCGCGCAGCCCCGTGACCGAGGCGATGTTCCCCGCGGGGACGCGATCCACTTCCTCGCGTTCACTCCCCATGAACAGCCCGACGGACTGGATCCGGTTCTTGCCGGCCGTCCCGGAGACGAACAGGTCCTGCCCCTTCTCCAGCGTGCCGGAGAACACCCGGCCTGTGGCGATCTCGCCGGCGTGGGGGTCCATCGAGATGTCGGTCACCATGAACACCACGTCGCCGTCCTCGTTCACCAGCCGCATGTCCTCGGCCAGCTCGGACTCGGAGTCGCCGCGCCAGATGCGCGGGACACGACGGGGCTGGGCGTCGACGGGGTTGGGGAAGTGCTCACAGACCATGTCGAGCACCACGTCCGACAGCGGCGAGCGCTCGTGGAGCTCGCCGCGCTTGTCGTTGCGCTCCATCTCGATGATGTCCTCGAAGGAGATGCCGGTACGCTGCATCGACGGCATCGAGACGCCCCACTTGTACAGCGCGGAGCCGAAGCCGACGGTGCCGTCCTCGACGGAGACGGTCCAGTCGTCGTCGATGTCGTCCATCTCCTCGATCATCCCGCGGATCAGCTCGTTCACGTCCGCGATGACACCGAGCAGGCGCTCCTGCATCTCTTCCTCGCCCTCCTGCAGCTCGGAGATCAGGCGGTCGACCTTGTTGATGAACAGGGTCGGCTTCACGCCCTCGCGGAGTGCCTGTCGCAGCACCGTCTCCGTCTGGGGCATGGCGCCCTCGACGGCGTCCACGACGACGAGCGCGCCGTCGACGGCACGCATCGCTCGGGTCACGTCGCCACCGAAGTCGACGTGGCCCGGCGTGTCGATGAGGTTGATGAGGTGGTTGGTGTCCTCGTACTCGTGGGTCATCGAGACGTTCGCCGCGTCGATGGTGATCCCACGCTCCTGTTCGTCCTCCTTCGTGTCCATCGCCAGCTGCTCGCCGGCGGTGCCCTCGGAGATCATCCCCGCACCCGCGAGGAGGTTGTCCGAAAGCGTCGTCTTCCCGTGGTCGACGTGGGCGGCGATGGCGATGTTCCGGATGTTCTCCGGGGTGTCCATCAGCCGCTCACATTCTTGGACAATTTTCTTGCGTCGGCCCATTGGGGTGGGCTACCCGTGGCGGGGTCAAAAGGGTAGTGTTTCACGGAGCGGGTGTGCCACCGACACACGCCTCTGTGGCCGCCACAGCGGGCGATTCTGTCACTCGACTGGTGCCCGGTGTCGTCCGTCTCGATCGGTCGACGACGGTTCCCACCGGGGGCTGCCCGACGCCGCCTCATACTGCCGACTCCGGCGGCTGCCCGACGCCGCCTCATACTGCCGACTCCGGCGGCTGCCCGACGCCGCCTCATACTGCCGAAACCGTCTTCCCCTTCTACCCCGTGGTACAGTCACACATGGATATACGACTCCCCGACAACGGCCCCGCGGAGCCGTTTCTCGGCGCAGCAGACCTCTTGGAGACCGAGAGTGAGATCGATCTTCCCGTCCACGTCCGCGTCCGCGACGACCCCGACGAGCGCACGTGGGCCGGCCACTACGAGGACCGACACGTGCTCAACATCTCCCGACAGGCCGCGACGAGTGCGATGGCCCGGGAGCTGGCGCTGCACGAACTCTCACACATGGCGCGCTACGAGCAGCACCACCCCTCACACCACCAGTCGACCCGGGAGGCGATCTTCCTCGCGCTGGCGGGCAAGAGCGTCGAACAGCGCAAGCTGGCCCACGTCCACCAGCTCGCCAACCACATGAAGGACATCTACGCCGACGATATCACGCTCTCGGTCGCGCCGGGCGGGAAGCTCGTCACATTCCTCGAGTCCCGGCTCGCCGCCGCCGTCGCCGACCGGCCGCCCGCAGCGCCGACGGGCTGGCAGCTCGCGACGCCGGGGTCGGACCCGCAGATCACGGCGGTCAACGCCGCCTTCGCGCTCGCGCTGGTCGAACGCCACGACCTCGTCGATTCCGACCACCGCATCTACGACCTCGCACACGCGGCCGCGGACGACGCGCCCGAGGTTGGCGTCGAGGAGTTTGCCGAGGCGTTCCGCTCGCTCGACGACGACCCCTCCGAGAGCGAGTACCGCAAGGCGCTGGTCGACGTGACCCGCGCGTACGTCGGCGAGGGCGCCGACTAGGCCTCGGTGATCCGCACCAGCACGTCGTCGATCTCGCGGGGGAACGGCTCGTCCGCCCGCCCGTCGCGGTTGGAGGTGATGGCGTACAGTGCGCCGTCAGGGCCTTCCTCGACGTGGCGGATCCGTCCGAGCTCGTTCACGAGCAGGTCGTGGCTGGTGACGGTGTACTCGTCGTCGAGCCAGTCGGCATCGTGGCGTTTGCCCGTCTCGCCGAGTTCGGGCAGCTCCTCGCCCGCGGGGGTCAGCGTGAACGACTTGAGTCGCTGATTGATGAGCGCGCCCACGAGCAGTCGGTTCTGTAGCGTCGGTGCCTCCTCGCTG from Halolamina sediminis encodes:
- a CDS encoding DUF5781 family protein, translating into MDIRLPDNGPAEPFLGAADLLETESEIDLPVHVRVRDDPDERTWAGHYEDRHVLNISRQAATSAMARELALHELSHMARYEQHHPSHHQSTREAIFLALAGKSVEQRKLAHVHQLANHMKDIYADDITLSVAPGGKLVTFLESRLAAAVADRPPAAPTGWQLATPGSDPQITAVNAAFALALVERHDLVDSDHRIYDLAHAAADDAPEVGVEEFAEAFRSLDDDPSESEYRKALVDVTRAYVGEGAD
- a CDS encoding homoserine dehydrogenase — protein: MRLAIVGVGAVGRSVAELAGEHGHEVVGLADSTGAALGDPLDVDDALARKSERGTVGEEPHESLLGADYDALVEATPTTLGDADPGFSNAVAALDRDRHVVLANKGPVAERYDELRAAARASEGQLRFEATVGGAIPAVRSVEDVGPNRVDRVRGVLNGTANFVLSRMAAEGLSYDHVLSEAQDLGVAEADPTFDVDGTDAALKGVIVANVLREARGRDALTLDDAEVEGIESLPASALSLAGEDGRTVRLIAEATPDGVRVGPRLVPENGTLAVTGTQNIVQIETDHAGRLNISGHGAGGPETASAVLSDVGRLPPR
- a CDS encoding elongation factor EF-2, with translation MGRRKKIVQECERLMDTPENIRNIAIAAHVDHGKTTLSDNLLAGAGMISEGTAGEQLAMDTKEDEQERGITIDAANVSMTHEYEDTNHLINLIDTPGHVDFGGDVTRAMRAVDGALVVVDAVEGAMPQTETVLRQALREGVKPTLFINKVDRLISELQEGEEEMQERLLGVIADVNELIRGMIEEMDDIDDDWTVSVEDGTVGFGSALYKWGVSMPSMQRTGISFEDIIEMERNDKRGELHERSPLSDVVLDMVCEHFPNPVDAQPRRVPRIWRGDSESELAEDMRLVNEDGDVVFMVTDISMDPHAGEIATGRVFSGTLEKGQDLFVSGTAGKNRIQSVGLFMGSEREEVDRVPAGNIASVTGLRDAIAGSTVSSAEMTPFESIEHISEPVITKSVEAQTMDDLPKLIETLQQVAKEDPTIQIEINEDTGEHLISGQGELHLEVITQRIEKEQGIPVNTGEPIVVFREQPQQESREVEGVSPNRHNKFYISIHPMGQDIVDAIQLGEVSMDMPELERREALQDAGMDKDTSQNVEHIHGTNILIDDTKGIQHLNETMELVVEGLSEALDDGPLAAEPVQGTLLRLHDARLHEDTIHRGPAQVIPAVREAVHHALIDGEIRLLEPIQNVRIDVPSEHMGAASGEIQGRRGRVDDMYQEGGLMVVEGVAPVEEMIGFSSDIRSATEGRASWNTENAGFRVMADNLQREQIMEIRERKGMKLELPESVDYI
- a CDS encoding amino acid-binding protein, translated to MSRADGVTTHTLRLELDDEPGELAAALEPIAEHGGNLLSVFHERGSRTPGGRIPVEVALDCPAERFDEVIEGLRDRGVTVVAADEEYYGEAFRVLLSGHLVDTDLSETLREIESASTVAVEELSLSAPDGVEAVSSAYLRLGARSGERGDALEQVRKIADRKGLTVVEPLEASG